One window of Candidatus Methanomethylophilaceae archaeon genomic DNA carries:
- the carB gene encoding carbamoyl-phosphate synthase large subunit, protein MRKDYKKLLVIGSGPIVIGQAAEFDFSGTQACRSLREEGYSTVLVNSNPATIQTDVDTADSVYIEPLTADNVARIIEKEGVDGVISSMGGQTALNICSELADSGELERLGAALVGTQPDAIAMSEDRELFKETMERIGEPIPVSRSVNSIEEAKEAVKIIGKYPVLIRPAYTLGGTGGGIAHNEAELEEICARGLAYSRIHQVLIEESVLGWKEYEYEVMRDSNDNCIIICNMENLDAMGIHTGESIVCAPCLTLSDKDHQRLRSAAIKVIRALNIDGGCNVQFAYNPANGDYRLIEVNPRVSRSSALASKATGYPIARVATKIAVGYTLDEIPNRITGTTYAAFEPAVDYVVIKIPRWPFDKFRTVDRHLGTQMKSTGEVMAIGRTFEEALLKGLRSLEIGAKGLDMIEMDDGAIAEELANATDKRIFAMGEALRKGWSVQKVAELSQWDAFFVQKLKNIVDMEGRIKAGLDRQILKDAKAMGFSDETIGELCGLPPMEVRAKRKAEGIIPVYKMVDTCSAEFAAETPYFYSTYGRSSEAAPSENKKVVIIGGGPIRIGQGIEFDYCCVHGVMALQEEGVDAVIINNNPETVSTDYDISDRLYFEPLTLEDVLNTIESEDADGVIVQYGGQTSVNLAVDLEKALAGTKTKILGTSPDSMDIAEDRRRFSKLMDELKIKQPKSGTGYSFEEARAIAEDIGYPVLVRPSYVLGGRAMEIVYSTAELKTYVDTAVKVSHNHPILIDKYLTEAIEIDVDALCDGTDVYVGGIMEHVEYAGCHSGDATMVLPPFTLSKAIISEIVDITERVALALQIRGLMNLQLAVKNGQIYMIEANPRASRTVPFISKATGIPLAKIATRIMLGKTLKEFGLGGYRAIDHYAIKASVFPFLKLPGVDSILTPEMKSTGEVMGIDEDFSKACYKALIAAGNRLPTQGGVYVTVNDADKEKILAPVKELKAMGFTVYATKGTSTYLRDCGVETVTVFKINEGQKPNAVGLMRDGEINLIINTPSQKSGAIRDGYTMRRLAVELEIPFMTTVQGADIAVRAIKVAREGGLGVRSMKEFHGLV, encoded by the coding sequence GTGAGGAAAGATTACAAGAAACTTCTCGTCATCGGCTCCGGCCCCATAGTGATCGGGCAGGCCGCCGAATTCGATTTCTCAGGCACTCAGGCCTGCCGCTCCCTCAGGGAAGAAGGTTACAGCACTGTACTTGTCAACTCAAATCCCGCGACCATCCAGACGGATGTGGATACCGCCGACAGCGTTTACATAGAGCCGCTCACGGCAGACAATGTCGCCAGAATCATCGAGAAAGAAGGCGTCGACGGGGTAATCTCCAGCATGGGGGGCCAGACCGCCCTCAACATATGCTCGGAGCTTGCCGATTCCGGTGAATTGGAGAGGCTGGGCGCCGCTCTCGTGGGAACTCAGCCGGACGCCATCGCCATGTCCGAGGACAGGGAGCTGTTCAAAGAGACGATGGAGAGGATCGGAGAGCCGATTCCCGTTTCCAGAAGCGTCAACAGCATCGAAGAGGCCAAGGAAGCCGTCAAAATCATCGGGAAATACCCTGTTCTCATCAGGCCGGCGTACACTCTGGGTGGTACCGGAGGCGGGATTGCCCACAATGAGGCGGAACTCGAGGAGATCTGCGCCCGCGGGCTGGCTTATTCCAGGATCCACCAGGTCCTGATCGAGGAGAGCGTGCTCGGCTGGAAGGAGTACGAGTACGAGGTTATGAGGGACTCCAACGACAATTGCATCATAATATGCAACATGGAGAATCTGGATGCCATGGGGATACACACCGGGGAGAGCATTGTCTGCGCCCCGTGCCTTACCCTGTCCGACAAAGACCACCAGCGCCTCAGATCCGCCGCGATCAAAGTCATCCGCGCCCTCAACATCGACGGCGGATGCAACGTCCAGTTCGCCTACAACCCTGCCAACGGGGACTACAGGCTGATCGAGGTCAACCCCCGCGTTTCGCGTTCTTCCGCGCTGGCGTCGAAGGCAACCGGATATCCGATCGCCAGGGTGGCCACCAAGATCGCCGTGGGATACACTCTGGACGAGATTCCCAACAGAATCACCGGCACCACGTACGCCGCTTTCGAGCCCGCCGTGGATTATGTGGTCATCAAGATACCCCGCTGGCCCTTCGACAAGTTCCGCACCGTGGACAGGCATCTCGGGACCCAGATGAAATCCACCGGAGAGGTCATGGCCATCGGCAGGACATTCGAGGAGGCCCTTCTGAAAGGCCTCAGATCCCTTGAGATTGGGGCAAAAGGCCTCGATATGATCGAAATGGATGACGGCGCAATCGCAGAGGAGCTTGCGAACGCCACCGACAAGCGCATATTCGCCATGGGAGAGGCCCTCAGGAAAGGCTGGTCCGTCCAGAAAGTGGCAGAGCTCTCGCAGTGGGACGCGTTCTTCGTCCAGAAGCTGAAGAACATAGTGGACATGGAGGGCAGGATAAAGGCCGGTCTCGACAGGCAGATCCTCAAGGACGCCAAGGCCATGGGATTCTCAGACGAGACCATCGGCGAGCTCTGCGGTTTGCCTCCGATGGAGGTCCGCGCCAAGAGGAAGGCCGAGGGCATAATCCCGGTCTACAAGATGGTCGACACGTGCTCCGCGGAGTTCGCGGCGGAGACTCCTTACTTCTATTCAACATACGGGCGTTCGTCCGAAGCCGCGCCATCAGAAAACAAGAAAGTGGTCATCATCGGCGGCGGCCCCATAAGGATAGGCCAGGGAATCGAGTTCGATTATTGCTGCGTGCATGGGGTCATGGCCCTTCAGGAAGAGGGCGTAGACGCGGTCATCATCAACAACAACCCCGAGACCGTCTCCACGGATTATGACATCTCGGACAGGCTTTACTTCGAGCCTCTGACCTTGGAAGATGTCCTCAACACGATAGAATCCGAGGATGCGGACGGCGTCATAGTCCAGTACGGCGGTCAGACGTCGGTCAACCTGGCTGTCGACCTGGAGAAGGCGCTTGCCGGAACCAAGACCAAGATTCTGGGTACCAGCCCCGACAGCATGGACATCGCCGAGGACAGGCGCAGGTTCTCCAAGCTTATGGATGAGCTGAAGATCAAGCAGCCCAAGTCAGGCACCGGGTACTCCTTCGAAGAGGCCAGGGCAATCGCCGAGGACATAGGCTATCCGGTCCTCGTAAGACCGTCTTACGTCCTCGGAGGGAGGGCGATGGAGATCGTCTATTCCACTGCGGAGCTCAAGACTTACGTGGACACCGCCGTTAAGGTCTCGCACAACCACCCCATCCTCATAGACAAATACCTCACCGAAGCCATCGAGATAGATGTCGACGCGCTCTGCGACGGCACCGACGTCTATGTCGGAGGCATAATGGAGCACGTGGAATACGCTGGATGCCACTCCGGGGACGCCACCATGGTCCTTCCGCCGTTCACCCTTTCGAAGGCGATAATCAGCGAGATCGTCGACATCACCGAGAGGGTCGCGCTGGCCCTTCAGATCCGCGGCCTCATGAACCTCCAGTTAGCCGTGAAGAACGGCCAGATCTATATGATCGAGGCCAATCCGAGGGCTTCCAGGACCGTCCCGTTCATATCCAAGGCCACCGGGATTCCGCTGGCCAAGATCGCCACCAGGATCATGCTCGGCAAGACCCTGAAGGAATTCGGGCTCGGCGGATACAGGGCGATAGACCACTATGCCATCAAAGCGTCTGTGTTCCCGTTCCTGAAGCTTCCCGGAGTGGATTCGATCCTCACGCCAGAGATGAAATCTACCGGAGAGGTCATGGGAATCGACGAGGATTTCAGCAAAGCCTGCTACAAGGCTCTCATCGCTGCCGGGAACAGGCTTCCCACCCAGGGCGGGGTGTACGTCACCGTGAACGACGCCGACAAGGAGAAGATCCTGGCGCCGGTGAAGGAGCTCAAGGCAATGGGATTCACCGTCTATGCCACCAAAGGCACTTCGACATACCTCAGGGACTGCGGCGTCGAGACCGTCACCGTGTTCAAGATAAACGAGGGCCAGAAGCCCAACGCGGTCGGACTGATGAGGGACGGGGAGATCAACCTGATCATCAACACGCCCTCCCAGAAGTCCGGGGCAATACGCGACGGATACACCATGCGCAGGCTCGCCGTCGAGCTGGAGATACCCTTCATGACCACAGTCCAGGGCGCCGACATAGCCGTCCGCGCAATCAAGGTCGCCCGGGAAGGCGGCCTCGGCGTCAGGAGCATGAAGGAGTTCCACGGTCTGGTCTGA
- a CDS encoding leucine-rich repeat protein: protein MSNFKTMAIASIIAIVAVISAAAVAAQSDADDESELTEYKFFIDLGGTIMSFADPFGDFEGDYGDGSLEVVYASSVKEALTLACEQKFGYEGAIEFSSSGYISEINGADGNGVTIFPDQSFVEEEPWNHYIYLYPIQFVWDGESWSVANAPLGSYSGDETVFALITMPTSFGDDEYFTFDEYNGMYSEEGQGNEVYQYLQDVYGWTAGATSQPVFRAPFTFVQDGLIYEMQDNYYDVKVIGSTENVTGDIVIPDSINFLGVDLNVWRVGMKAFMDRDDITSVTLSCDIERHAFYKCDNLAIVTLKDGCEQIGKSAFAYCPALAGVTIPESVYYIGVNAFYGAHFYDENGEAIKANVDNLPGYTYSGMDAELFRILMYDYTFYIDLGGEIYNIVGESDNIYDYGDASWETATATDVLSALKAVCDQKFHEGALEISSSGAIKTINGIDGNGMYIFPDESLNPDYEHWIYFYPVQFVMEDGEWKQLDTYIGAYEGESTVFAIVLMPISFESEPIVYHFEENMGFSGAYYGDKVYKMFQDVYGWTYGSPSAPVFREIDVFELNNFVFQVTDADAKEVKVIASIDLEGEAFIPEIVEFRGEQYTVTRVGMKAFMDCDDITSVVVNCDIERHAFYKCDGIGSIEIGEKCEQIGKSAFAYCPSLTSVTMADSVSYLGVNAFYGTKFHDENGNSIKANVENLAGYKYIGENSDLYRVTYTFYIDLGGTISGFFLGTDENYGGPSTEVVCADNARNALIKACDQKFGEGSLELKKTKYGYSIAKINGMDGNGSGISSLENQYPPYPDVYYYPVQYVFEDTWKQAPVTIPNYMGPATTFAITFQPITFDEEEIEHTFESEGDAAIYDMLKTVYNWPGWGTFETPFISTQEISVEHSEYLALGDFEALEVTVGPIDCTNPNVTYFSTNENVAVVDDLGIITTVAEGYTEIMVFSNYDPSLSITLPLNVFSTFTDEEFIFEVMSLGDMTVKVIGYDGTPSEELFIPEMAFIGDYEFSVARVGMKAFMDCDEITTVVVACDIERHAFYKCDELENVVLMEGCKQIGKSAFAYCTDLEFIDFNGGITYIGVNAFYGIKFLDEGGNRLSATPENLAGHSFEGDDGVLTICPPVESTVVTLS, encoded by the coding sequence ATGAGCAATTTCAAAACGATGGCGATCGCGAGCATCATCGCGATCGTTGCGGTAATATCTGCCGCTGCCGTCGCGGCTCAGTCTGACGCGGACGATGAATCCGAACTCACGGAGTACAAATTCTTCATCGACCTCGGCGGAACTATTATGAGCTTTGCCGACCCGTTCGGCGATTTCGAAGGCGACTACGGCGACGGAAGCCTTGAAGTCGTCTATGCCAGCAGCGTCAAAGAGGCGCTGACCCTCGCATGCGAACAGAAGTTCGGATATGAGGGCGCGATCGAATTCAGCAGCAGCGGATATATCAGCGAGATCAACGGAGCCGACGGAAACGGTGTCACCATTTTCCCCGACCAAAGCTTCGTCGAAGAGGAACCTTGGAACCATTACATTTATCTTTATCCCATCCAGTTCGTTTGGGACGGCGAATCCTGGTCTGTTGCCAATGCGCCTCTCGGAAGCTATTCCGGAGACGAGACTGTTTTCGCTCTCATCACCATGCCCACCTCCTTCGGAGATGACGAATACTTCACCTTCGACGAGTACAACGGAATGTATTCCGAGGAAGGCCAGGGCAACGAAGTCTACCAGTACCTCCAAGATGTCTACGGATGGACTGCCGGAGCCACCTCCCAGCCTGTCTTCAGGGCCCCCTTCACCTTTGTCCAGGACGGCCTCATCTACGAGATGCAGGACAACTATTACGATGTCAAGGTCATCGGAAGCACCGAGAATGTCACCGGAGACATCGTCATTCCCGACTCCATCAATTTCCTTGGCGTCGACCTGAACGTCTGGAGAGTCGGAATGAAGGCCTTCATGGACCGCGACGACATCACGTCCGTGACCCTCAGCTGCGACATCGAGAGGCACGCTTTCTATAAGTGCGACAACCTCGCTATTGTCACCCTCAAAGACGGATGCGAGCAGATCGGAAAGAGCGCTTTCGCCTACTGCCCCGCTCTTGCCGGCGTCACCATTCCCGAGTCCGTCTACTACATCGGAGTCAACGCCTTCTACGGCGCCCACTTCTATGACGAGAACGGCGAAGCCATCAAAGCCAACGTCGACAACCTCCCCGGATACACCTACTCCGGAATGGACGCCGAGCTCTTCAGGATCCTGATGTATGACTACACGTTCTACATCGACCTCGGAGGAGAGATCTACAACATCGTCGGCGAGAGCGACAACATATACGATTACGGAGACGCCAGCTGGGAGACCGCGACCGCCACCGATGTCCTGTCCGCTCTCAAGGCCGTCTGCGACCAGAAGTTCCACGAGGGAGCCCTCGAAATCAGCTCCAGCGGAGCCATCAAGACCATCAACGGAATCGACGGAAACGGAATGTACATCTTCCCCGACGAATCCCTCAACCCCGACTATGAGCACTGGATATACTTCTACCCCGTCCAGTTCGTAATGGAGGACGGCGAGTGGAAGCAGCTTGACACCTACATCGGAGCCTACGAAGGCGAATCCACCGTTTTCGCCATCGTCCTTATGCCCATCTCCTTTGAATCCGAGCCTATCGTGTACCACTTCGAAGAGAACATGGGATTCAGCGGCGCCTACTACGGAGACAAAGTCTACAAGATGTTCCAGGACGTCTACGGATGGACCTACGGAAGCCCCTCCGCCCCCGTCTTCAGGGAAATCGACGTCTTCGAGCTCAACAACTTCGTATTCCAGGTCACCGACGCCGACGCGAAGGAAGTCAAAGTCATCGCCAGCATCGATCTCGAAGGAGAGGCTTTCATCCCCGAGATCGTTGAATTCAGGGGCGAGCAGTACACCGTCACCAGGGTCGGAATGAAGGCCTTCATGGACTGCGACGACATCACTTCCGTCGTCGTGAACTGCGACATCGAGAGGCACGCATTCTACAAGTGCGACGGCATCGGATCCATCGAAATCGGAGAGAAGTGCGAGCAGATCGGAAAGAGCGCTTTCGCCTACTGCCCCTCCCTCACCAGCGTCACCATGGCCGATTCCGTCAGCTACCTGGGCGTCAACGCCTTCTACGGAACCAAGTTCCACGACGAGAACGGCAATTCCATCAAGGCCAACGTCGAGAACCTCGCCGGATACAAGTACATCGGAGAGAACTCGGATCTCTACAGGGTCACTTACACCTTCTACATCGATCTTGGAGGAACCATCTCCGGATTCTTCCTCGGAACCGATGAGAACTACGGCGGACCTTCCACCGAAGTCGTCTGCGCCGACAACGCCAGGAACGCTCTGATCAAGGCTTGCGACCAGAAATTCGGAGAGGGATCTCTCGAGCTCAAGAAGACCAAGTACGGATACTCCATCGCCAAGATCAACGGAATGGACGGAAACGGATCCGGAATCTCCTCTCTCGAGAACCAGTACCCCCCTTACCCCGATGTTTACTACTACCCCGTGCAGTACGTCTTCGAGGACACTTGGAAGCAGGCTCCCGTGACCATACCCAACTACATGGGCCCCGCTACGACTTTCGCCATCACCTTCCAGCCCATCACCTTCGACGAGGAGGAGATCGAGCACACCTTCGAAAGCGAGGGCGACGCCGCCATCTACGATATGCTCAAGACGGTCTACAACTGGCCCGGATGGGGAACTTTCGAGACTCCCTTCATCTCCACCCAGGAGATTTCCGTCGAGCACAGCGAATACCTCGCTCTCGGAGACTTCGAAGCCCTCGAGGTCACCGTAGGGCCCATCGACTGCACCAACCCCAATGTCACCTACTTCTCCACCAACGAGAACGTCGCTGTCGTCGATGATCTGGGCATCATCACTACCGTCGCAGAAGGCTACACCGAAATAATGGTCTTCTCCAATTATGATCCCAGCCTTTCGATCACCCTGCCCCTGAATGTCTTCAGCACTTTCACCGATGAAGAATTCATCTTCGAAGTGATGAGCCTCGGAGACATGACCGTCAAGGTCATCGGATATGACGGCACTCCCTCGGAAGAGCTCTTCATACCCGAGATGGCATTCATCGGAGACTACGAGTTCTCCGTCGCAAGGGTCGGAATGAAGGCCTTCATGGACTGCGACGAGATCACTACCGTAGTGGTCGCCTGCGACATCGAGAGGCACGCATTCTACAAGTGCGATGAGCTCGAGAACGTCGTCCTGATGGAAGGATGCAAGCAGATCGGAAAGAGCGCTTTCGCCTACTGCACCGACCTGGAGTTCATCGACTTCAACGGTGGAATCACCTACATCGGAGTCAACGCGTTCTACGGAATCAAGTTCCTCGACGAGGGCGGCAACCGCCTTTCCGCCACCCCCGAGAACCTCGCTGGACACAGCTTCGAGGGCGACGATGGTGTGCTCACCATCTGCCCCCCTGTCGAATCGACCGTCGTGACCCTTTCCTGA
- the iorA gene encoding indolepyruvate ferredoxin oxidoreductase subunit alpha: protein MVNLLSEGGKQLLLGNEAITRGLIEAGVGFASTYPGTPSSEIGNILEKISSDTGMYFEFSTNEKVAVEVSAAAASSGVRSFVFMKHVGLNVAADPMMTLAYAGVRGGMLIMSADDPSAHSSQNEQDNRYYSVLALMPMMEPSTPAEGRSMVAEAYRVSEELEMPLLFRTTTRMNHARGIVEFGPISERKTAGHFDRDVKRFVNIPAYARLNRKVILEKYAKASDLSEKSPLNFVEGEGDIGIIASGVAYTYVKEFVSGVSILKLGFTNPLPEKKIADFVKSKRLVIVAEELEPFVEDQVLRICAQNGITVPVYGKRTGHLPRAWEYSPDTLKGISEFVKVKEFPEPLSVPKMDLPSRPPTLCAGCPHRGMFAAAKRAAGKEDVIYCSDIGCYTLGVQPPFQAADFIICMGGGAGAAGGFDRSTDQRAVAFMGDSTFFHAGVPPLVNALFNRHRIVMVILDNRTTAMTGHQPNPGTGRDFGGVSTKPIDIESMVKGIGVEFVRTVNPYDVKSATQTFRDALAFEGVAVIISKCPCPLELKKSKQLVPGVCVIDQNKCNGCGTCLKTIACPALFKKDGKITPDPVQCIGCGMCASVCPRGAIEVRR from the coding sequence ATGGTAAATCTGCTCAGCGAAGGGGGAAAACAGCTCCTCCTTGGAAATGAGGCGATAACTCGCGGCTTGATCGAGGCCGGAGTGGGATTCGCTTCGACGTATCCCGGCACGCCATCTTCGGAGATAGGCAATATCCTGGAGAAGATTTCCTCCGATACGGGAATGTACTTTGAGTTCTCCACCAACGAGAAGGTCGCCGTGGAGGTCTCTGCCGCGGCCGCTTCCTCAGGGGTGAGATCGTTCGTTTTCATGAAGCATGTCGGGTTGAACGTAGCCGCCGACCCTATGATGACACTGGCATACGCCGGCGTCAGGGGCGGAATGCTAATCATGAGCGCGGATGACCCGTCTGCCCACAGCTCTCAGAACGAGCAGGACAACAGGTATTATTCCGTCCTGGCTCTGATGCCTATGATGGAGCCTTCCACTCCTGCCGAAGGGCGGAGCATGGTGGCGGAGGCCTACAGGGTCTCGGAGGAGCTGGAGATGCCTCTGCTTTTCAGGACTACCACCCGTATGAACCATGCCAGGGGAATAGTCGAGTTCGGACCCATATCCGAGAGGAAGACCGCAGGCCATTTCGACAGGGACGTCAAGAGATTCGTAAACATACCTGCCTACGCGAGGCTCAACAGGAAGGTAATACTCGAGAAGTATGCCAAGGCCTCGGATCTCTCGGAGAAATCGCCGCTGAATTTCGTCGAAGGAGAGGGAGACATAGGCATCATAGCCTCGGGCGTGGCGTATACGTACGTCAAGGAGTTTGTTTCCGGGGTTTCTATACTCAAGCTGGGATTCACCAACCCTCTGCCCGAGAAGAAGATCGCCGATTTCGTCAAATCCAAGAGGCTGGTCATAGTTGCCGAGGAGCTGGAGCCGTTCGTCGAGGATCAGGTTCTCAGGATCTGCGCCCAGAACGGCATCACAGTCCCGGTTTACGGCAAGAGGACCGGCCATCTGCCGAGGGCCTGGGAATACTCTCCGGACACTCTGAAAGGCATATCCGAATTCGTAAAGGTCAAGGAATTCCCCGAGCCTCTGTCCGTTCCCAAGATGGATCTTCCCAGCAGGCCGCCGACCCTATGCGCGGGATGTCCCCACAGAGGCATGTTCGCCGCCGCCAAGAGGGCCGCCGGAAAGGAGGACGTCATCTACTGCTCGGATATCGGATGCTATACTCTCGGGGTCCAGCCCCCCTTCCAGGCCGCCGATTTCATTATCTGCATGGGCGGAGGCGCCGGAGCCGCGGGAGGTTTCGACAGATCCACCGATCAGCGCGCGGTCGCGTTCATGGGCGATTCCACGTTCTTCCACGCAGGTGTTCCGCCTCTGGTCAACGCTCTGTTCAACAGGCATCGCATAGTCATGGTCATCCTGGACAACCGCACGACCGCGATGACAGGGCATCAGCCTAACCCCGGAACCGGAAGGGATTTCGGAGGCGTTTCCACCAAGCCGATAGACATCGAATCGATGGTCAAAGGCATAGGCGTGGAATTCGTGAGGACGGTCAATCCATATGACGTCAAATCGGCCACGCAGACTTTCAGGGATGCCCTGGCGTTCGAAGGGGTCGCCGTCATCATTTCTAAATGCCCCTGCCCTCTCGAGCTCAAGAAGAGCAAGCAGCTGGTCCCCGGCGTCTGCGTCATCGACCAAAACAAATGCAACGGCTGCGGAACCTGCCTGAAGACGATCGCATGCCCGGCTCTGTTCAAAAAGGACGGCAAAATCACGCCTGACCCGGTCCAATGCATAGGCTGCGGCATGTGCGCTTCCGTCTGCCCCAGAGGGGCGATCGAGGTGAGAAGATGA
- a CDS encoding aminotransferase class I/II-fold pyridoxal phosphate-dependent enzyme has protein sequence MKKQIKASRRSLGMNYAIREVTVPAAEAAKAGRKLLGLNIGDPNKWDFETPEYFKQTLREAVDLVDNGYGDSQGQPDLREAIVRRELEKNGISISSDDVYVTAGVSECINIMMGTFIEPGDEVLVPGPGYPSYSQYINFYEGRVVPYRQIEEEDWRPDTDMLRKRITDSTKALIICNPNNPTGAVYDAKAIKEFGDIAAEYGIPLISDEIYDKIVFDGKFFSASRLPSDVPRIILNGFSKVNLMPGWRVGYCYFMDEDGLMDEIRAGMMKQFRARICPNVPCQAAAKASLEGPQDYIVDMNRKLKERADFTYKRINEIPLLSSRKAKGALYMFPKIDLQGTPWRTDKDFVFSLIKEEGVVFVHGSGFCQEFGVDHFRTVLLAPTDILGEAFDKTERFIKRHV, from the coding sequence ATGAAGAAGCAAATCAAAGCATCCAGAAGGTCGTTGGGAATGAATTATGCCATCCGCGAGGTCACCGTTCCCGCCGCCGAGGCCGCCAAAGCCGGCAGGAAGCTCCTGGGTCTCAACATCGGCGATCCGAACAAATGGGATTTCGAGACGCCCGAATACTTCAAGCAGACTCTCAGGGAGGCGGTGGACCTTGTCGACAACGGATACGGGGATTCCCAGGGGCAGCCCGATCTCAGGGAAGCCATCGTCCGCAGGGAGCTGGAGAAGAACGGCATCTCGATCTCTTCCGATGACGTCTACGTCACCGCCGGAGTCAGCGAATGCATCAACATCATGATGGGGACTTTCATCGAGCCGGGCGACGAAGTTTTGGTTCCTGGACCCGGATATCCCTCCTACTCACAATATATCAACTTCTACGAGGGAAGGGTGGTGCCTTACAGGCAGATCGAAGAGGAGGATTGGAGGCCGGACACGGATATGCTCCGCAAGAGGATAACCGACAGCACGAAGGCCCTGATCATCTGCAACCCGAACAATCCCACCGGCGCAGTGTACGATGCCAAGGCGATAAAGGAGTTCGGCGATATCGCGGCCGAATACGGCATCCCGCTCATATCCGACGAGATATATGATAAGATAGTCTTCGACGGGAAATTCTTCTCCGCGTCGAGGCTTCCCAGCGATGTTCCGAGGATAATCCTCAACGGCTTCTCCAAGGTCAATCTGATGCCCGGATGGAGGGTCGGATACTGCTATTTCATGGATGAGGACGGTCTCATGGACGAGATAAGGGCCGGAATGATGAAGCAGTTCCGCGCGAGGATATGCCCCAATGTCCCCTGCCAGGCGGCTGCCAAGGCATCGCTGGAAGGTCCCCAGGACTATATCGTCGATATGAACCGGAAGCTCAAGGAGAGGGCCGATTTCACATACAAGCGGATCAATGAGATCCCTCTTCTCAGCTCGAGGAAGGCCAAGGGTGCGCTCTACATGTTCCCCAAGATCGATCTGCAGGGGACCCCATGGAGAACCGACAAGGATTTCGTCTTCAGCCTCATCAAAGAGGAAGGCGTGGTTTTTGTCCACGGCTCCGGTTTCTGCCAGGAATTCGGTGTAGATCATTTCCGCACCGTTCTGCTGGCTCCCACAGACATTCTGGGCGAGGCCTTCGACAAGACCGAGCGCTTCATAAAAAGGCACGTCTGA
- the gdhA gene encoding NADP-specific glutamate dehydrogenase, whose product MAISNEYLQSVFDGLKQRNANEPEFLQAVEEVLESLVPVIEARPELQKAGIIERIVEPERIVMFRVPWVDDQGRVQVNRGYRVQFNSAIGPYKGGLRLHPSVNLSILKFLGFEQIFKNSLTTLPIGGGKGGSDFDPKGKSDNEIMRFCQSFMTELYRHIGPDTDVPAGDIGVGGREIGFMFGQYKRITNEFTGVLTGKAIPSGGSLARTEATGYGLCYFADEMLKDKGQSFKGKKVVISGSGNVAIYACQKATQLGAKVIAVSDSNGYIRDDNGIDYRTLQEIKEVKRDRIKTYVNYVPSAVYTEGCRGIWTIPCDIALPCATQNELDEQSAETLVKNGVIAVAEGANMPSTPGAIACFQKNGVLFGPAKAANAGGVATSALEMCQNSARLSWSFEDVDEKLHGIMRTIYKNAFEAAKKYGVEGNLVAGANIAGFEKVADAMLWQGISY is encoded by the coding sequence ATGGCGATAAGCAATGAGTATCTCCAGTCCGTCTTCGACGGGCTCAAGCAGCGCAACGCTAACGAACCTGAATTCCTCCAAGCCGTCGAGGAAGTCCTCGAGTCCCTCGTGCCAGTCATCGAGGCGAGGCCTGAGCTTCAGAAGGCAGGCATAATCGAGAGGATCGTAGAGCCCGAGAGGATCGTGATGTTCCGTGTCCCATGGGTCGATGATCAGGGCAGAGTCCAGGTCAACCGCGGCTATCGCGTCCAGTTCAATTCTGCTATCGGGCCTTACAAGGGCGGACTCAGGCTCCACCCCTCCGTCAACCTGTCCATCCTGAAGTTCCTCGGATTCGAGCAGATCTTCAAGAACAGCCTGACCACTCTCCCCATCGGAGGAGGCAAGGGAGGATCGGATTTCGACCCGAAGGGAAAGTCCGACAACGAGATCATGCGTTTCTGCCAGTCCTTCATGACCGAGCTCTACAGGCACATCGGCCCCGATACCGACGTCCCCGCAGGAGACATCGGAGTCGGCGGAAGAGAGATCGGTTTCATGTTCGGCCAGTACAAGAGGATCACCAACGAGTTCACCGGCGTCCTCACCGGAAAGGCCATCCCTTCCGGCGGATCTCTCGCCAGGACCGAAGCCACCGGATACGGGCTGTGCTACTTCGCCGACGAGATGCTCAAGGACAAGGGACAGTCCTTCAAGGGAAAGAAGGTCGTCATCTCCGGGTCCGGAAACGTCGCCATATACGCATGCCAGAAGGCCACCCAGCTCGGCGCCAAGGTCATCGCCGTGTCCGATTCCAACGGTTACATAAGGGATGACAACGGAATCGATTACCGCACCCTCCAGGAGATCAAGGAAGTCAAGAGGGACAGGATAAAGACGTACGTCAACTACGTCCCGTCCGCGGTCTACACCGAAGGATGCAGAGGCATCTGGACCATCCCCTGCGACATAGCCCTTCCGTGCGCCACCCAGAACGAGCTGGATGAGCAGTCGGCTGAGACTCTCGTCAAGAACGGCGTCATCGCTGTGGCAGAGGGAGCCAACATGCCCAGCACCCCCGGAGCGATCGCATGCTTCCAGAAGAACGGCGTCCTCTTCGGCCCCGCAAAGGCCGCCAACGCCGGCGGCGTCGCAACTTCCGCTCTGGAGATGTGCCAGAACAGCGCCAGGCTCTCATGGTCCTTCGAAGATGTCGACGAGAAGCTCCACGGAATCATGAGGACCATCTACAAGAATGCGTTCGAGGCCGCCAAGAAGTACGGTGTCGAGGGCAACCTCGTGGCCGGCGCAAACATCGCCGGATTCGAGAAGGTCGCCGACGCCATGCTCTGGCAGGGCATTTCCTATTGA